One genomic window of Coregonus clupeaformis isolate EN_2021a chromosome 12, ASM2061545v1, whole genome shotgun sequence includes the following:
- the LOC121577742 gene encoding complement decay-accelerating factor isoform X3 — MFYSNSWTKCLICLIFITSGNAECPKPQVEGNFVLTNDALLKNDFPEGTEATFECANGYLKEQGSERITCTSGEWSTLELTCKKKDCGAPRKIAHLTYEFGEEGTLFGASAKAICDKGYQLMGPSYRQCYANGWSGRPRCEVVTCEKPIEIKNGTITEQPDKEFPEYGGVIQYSCDEGYTLIGNKSIECNEDGEYNSVPPECKDGNDIPLKPTTTISTTSITTTTTSTVPPIIQDVDDIPLKPTTTISTTSITTTTTTSTVPPIIRVSGRNNGIGEHDTNAATGNAAVVGSVIGTVIGLGLLLSASLHL; from the exons ATGTTTTATTCAAATTCATGGACCAAGTGCTTGATATGCCTTATCTTTATAACAAGTGGAAATG CTGAGTGTCCCAAACCTCAAGTAGAGGGAAATTTTGTTCTAACGAATGATGCGCTCTTAAAAAACGATTTTCCGGAGGGCACGGAAGCCACTTTTGAGTGTGCCAACGGCTACTTGAAAGAGCAAGGATCTGAAAGGATCACCTGCACAAGTGGAGAGTGGAGCACGCTCGAATTAACCTGCAAAA AGAAGGACTGTGGTGCCCCCAGGAAGATAGCACATTTGACTTATGAGTTTGGTGAGGAAGGCACACTTTTTGGTGCATCAGCAAAGGCAATCTGTGATAAAGG tTATCAACTTATGGGCCCAAGTTACAGGCAATGTTATGCCAACGGTTGGAGTGGGAGACCAAGATGTGAAG TGGTAACTTGTGAAAAACCTATTGAGATAAAGAATGGCACGATCACAGAGCAGCCTGACAAAGAGTTTCCAGAGTATGGTGGTGTCATACAGTACTCCTGTGATGAAGGTTACACCCTCATTGGAAACAAATCCATTGAGTGCAATGAAGATGGTGAATACAACTCAGTCCCTCCTGAATGTAAAG ATGGCAATGACATTCCTTTGAAACCAACAACAACTATATCAACAAcatcaataacaacaacaacaacatcgacTGTTCCACCCATAATACAAG ATGTCGATGACATTCCTTTGAAACCAACAACAACTATATCAACAAcatcaataacaacaacaacaacaacatcgacTGTTCCACCCATAATACGAG TTTCAGGGAGGAATAATGGCATTGGTGAACATGACACCAATGCAGCTACTG GGAATGCAGCAGTTGTGGGAAGTGTGATCGGCACTGTCATAG
- the LOC121577742 gene encoding complement decay-accelerating factor isoform X1 encodes MFYSNSWTKCLICLIFITSGNAECPKPQVEGNFVLTNDALLKNDFPEGTEATFECANGYLKEQGSERITCTSGEWSTLELTCKKKDCGAPRKIAHLTYEFGEEGTLFGASAKAICDKGYQLMGPSYRQCYANGWSGRPRCEVVTCEKPIEIKNGTITEQPDKEFPEYGGVIQYSCDEGYTLIGNKSIECNEDGEYNSVPPECKDGNDIPLKPTTTISTTSITTTTTSTVPPIIQDVDDIPLKPTTTISTTSITTTTTTSTVPPIIRVSGRNNGIGEHDTNAATGNAAVVGSVIGTVIVTLIVLFTLYRFYKRKGSYQTGEDPSRKEELLQFKNN; translated from the exons ATGTTTTATTCAAATTCATGGACCAAGTGCTTGATATGCCTTATCTTTATAACAAGTGGAAATG CTGAGTGTCCCAAACCTCAAGTAGAGGGAAATTTTGTTCTAACGAATGATGCGCTCTTAAAAAACGATTTTCCGGAGGGCACGGAAGCCACTTTTGAGTGTGCCAACGGCTACTTGAAAGAGCAAGGATCTGAAAGGATCACCTGCACAAGTGGAGAGTGGAGCACGCTCGAATTAACCTGCAAAA AGAAGGACTGTGGTGCCCCCAGGAAGATAGCACATTTGACTTATGAGTTTGGTGAGGAAGGCACACTTTTTGGTGCATCAGCAAAGGCAATCTGTGATAAAGG tTATCAACTTATGGGCCCAAGTTACAGGCAATGTTATGCCAACGGTTGGAGTGGGAGACCAAGATGTGAAG TGGTAACTTGTGAAAAACCTATTGAGATAAAGAATGGCACGATCACAGAGCAGCCTGACAAAGAGTTTCCAGAGTATGGTGGTGTCATACAGTACTCCTGTGATGAAGGTTACACCCTCATTGGAAACAAATCCATTGAGTGCAATGAAGATGGTGAATACAACTCAGTCCCTCCTGAATGTAAAG ATGGCAATGACATTCCTTTGAAACCAACAACAACTATATCAACAAcatcaataacaacaacaacaacatcgacTGTTCCACCCATAATACAAG ATGTCGATGACATTCCTTTGAAACCAACAACAACTATATCAACAAcatcaataacaacaacaacaacaacatcgacTGTTCCACCCATAATACGAG TTTCAGGGAGGAATAATGGCATTGGTGAACATGACACCAATGCAGCTACTG GGAATGCAGCAGTTGTGGGAAGTGTGATCGGCACTGTCATAG TTACACTTATTGTGCTGTTCACACTATATCGTTTTTATAAGAGGAAAGG